One segment of Panicum virgatum strain AP13 chromosome 1K, P.virgatum_v5, whole genome shotgun sequence DNA contains the following:
- the LOC120645584 gene encoding mRNA-decapping enzyme subunit 2-like isoform X2, with protein MAMAGGGGLNRSSSRGQLPPQELLDDLCSRFLLNVPKEELESFERILFLLEQAHWFYEDNSVEHNPNLKSLSFKDFTSLMFKSCTALRPYIAHLDDIYKDFNNYKFRVPVSGAIILDDTYERCLLVKGWKAGASWSFPRGKRNKDEEDHTCAVREEISWHRIDDLLPASDDAVSRGVNGMKLYMVAPFLTGLKAWIAAHPPMLYQKSEASARGTVWKAKNSSSGGAPVENPVARAGSDAQHVDNRPGRSFRNFRFDTASILQSMEASFLRT; from the exons AtggcgatggccggcggcgggggactGAACCGGTCGTCGTCGAGGGGGCAGCTGCCGCCACAAGAGCTTCTCGACGATCTCTGCAG CCGCTTCCTGCTGAACGTGCCCAAGGAGGAGCTCGAGTCGTTCGAGCGGATCCTGTTCCTTCTGGAGCAGGCGCACTGGTTCTACGAGGACAACTCCGTCGAGCACAACCCCAACCTCAAATCCCTCTCCTTCAAGGACTTCACCTCCCTCA TGTTCAAGAGCTGCACTGCTCTCAGGCCCTACATCGCGCACCTGGATGATATCTACAAGGACTTCAACAACTACAAGTTCCGCGTCCCTGTGTCCGGCGCCATCATCCTGGATGACACCTATGAGAGG TGCTTGCTTGTTAAGGGATGGAAAGCTGGGGCCAGCTGGAGCTTTCCTCGTGGAAAGAGGAATAAAGATGAGGAAGATCACACCTGTGCTGTTAGAGAA GAAATCTCATGGCACAGAATTGATGATCTTCTACCAGCTAGTGATGATGCGGTATCTCGTGGAGTTAATGGAATGAAGTTGTACATGGTTGCTCCATTTTTGAC GGGTCTAAAGGCTTGGATTGCCGCGCATCCTCCCATGCTGTATCAGAAATCAGAGGCATCTGCTAGAG GTACGGTGTGGAAGGCGAAGAATTCATCAAGCGGTGGTGCCCCCGTCGAGAACCCTGTTGCTAGGGCAGGATCTGACGCGCAGCATGTTGACAACCGCCCAGGTAGAAGCTTCAGAAACTTCAGGTTTGACACGGCAAGCATCCTGCAGTCCATGGAAGCTTCCTTCTTACGCACCTAG
- the LOC120645584 gene encoding mRNA-decapping enzyme subunit 2-like isoform X1 gives MAMAGGGGLNRSSSRGQLPPQELLDDLCSRFLLNVPKEELESFERILFLLEQAHWFYEDNSVEHNPNLKSLSFKDFTSLMFKSCTALRPYIAHLDDIYKDFNNYKFRVPVSGAIILDDTYERCLLVKGWKAGASWSFPRGKRNKDEEDHTCAVREVLEETGCDVSTLLNLDDYIEVSIGQQKVRLYIITGVKRDTVFAPQTKKEISEISWHRIDDLLPASDDAVSRGVNGMKLYMVAPFLTGLKAWIAAHPPMLYQKSEASARGTVWKAKNSSSGGAPVENPVARAGSDAQHVDNRPGRSFRNFRFDTASILQSMEASFLRT, from the exons AtggcgatggccggcggcgggggactGAACCGGTCGTCGTCGAGGGGGCAGCTGCCGCCACAAGAGCTTCTCGACGATCTCTGCAG CCGCTTCCTGCTGAACGTGCCCAAGGAGGAGCTCGAGTCGTTCGAGCGGATCCTGTTCCTTCTGGAGCAGGCGCACTGGTTCTACGAGGACAACTCCGTCGAGCACAACCCCAACCTCAAATCCCTCTCCTTCAAGGACTTCACCTCCCTCA TGTTCAAGAGCTGCACTGCTCTCAGGCCCTACATCGCGCACCTGGATGATATCTACAAGGACTTCAACAACTACAAGTTCCGCGTCCCTGTGTCCGGCGCCATCATCCTGGATGACACCTATGAGAGG TGCTTGCTTGTTAAGGGATGGAAAGCTGGGGCCAGCTGGAGCTTTCCTCGTGGAAAGAGGAATAAAGATGAGGAAGATCACACCTGTGCTGTTAGAGAA GTTCTGGAGGAAACTGGGTGTGATGTTTCTACACTATTAAATTTGGATGATTACATTGAAGTTTCAATTGGGCAACAAAAAGTTCGGCTCTATATCATAACTGGCGTTAAGAGAGATACTGTGTTTGCACCTCAAACAAAGAAGGAAATCAGT GAAATCTCATGGCACAGAATTGATGATCTTCTACCAGCTAGTGATGATGCGGTATCTCGTGGAGTTAATGGAATGAAGTTGTACATGGTTGCTCCATTTTTGAC GGGTCTAAAGGCTTGGATTGCCGCGCATCCTCCCATGCTGTATCAGAAATCAGAGGCATCTGCTAGAG GTACGGTGTGGAAGGCGAAGAATTCATCAAGCGGTGGTGCCCCCGTCGAGAACCCTGTTGCTAGGGCAGGATCTGACGCGCAGCATGTTGACAACCGCCCAGGTAGAAGCTTCAGAAACTTCAGGTTTGACACGGCAAGCATCCTGCAGTCCATGGAAGCTTCCTTCTTACGCACCTAG